In the Streptobacillus moniliformis DSM 12112 genome, one interval contains:
- the lysS gene encoding lysine--tRNA ligase, producing the protein MENKENAVNETYVMKEKYRKIDELKSLGLEPYGRYFDKKDEIGSILNFDETSEKEFKTAGRIMSYRRMGKNGFAHIQDPTGKIQIYAKKDEIGEEEYETFKRLATGDFVGVVGKLFRTQTGELTIKASHLEILSKNIRPLPDKFSGLQNIEMRYRQRYIDLVMNPEVMDTMKKRFEIIRYFRTYLEKKGFLEVETPMLHPTLGGANARPFITHHNALDMDMYLRIAPELYLKRLLVGGFEKVFEINRNFRNEGVSIKHNPEFTMMELYQAYADFNDMMDITEDLISSLTYHLYGTYEIPYEDKTVNLAKPWRRVTMKEIVREHTGFVMDENTTDESAIEFAKGLGIHLDKDKTYTKFGILNLLFEEKVEHTIVNPTFVTDYPKEISPLSKNSKGESDWVDRFELFITGREYGNAYSELNDPKDQKERFEEQVRAKENGDDEASEMDLDYIRALEYGMPPAGGLGIGIDRLVMLLTNSSSIRDVIMFPTLKKETHFE; encoded by the coding sequence ATGGAAAATAAAGAAAATGCAGTTAATGAAACCTATGTGATGAAAGAAAAATATAGAAAAATTGATGAATTAAAATCTTTAGGATTAGAACCATATGGAAGATATTTTGATAAAAAAGATGAAATAGGAAGTATTTTAAATTTTGATGAAACTTCAGAAAAAGAATTTAAAACTGCTGGAAGAATAATGTCATATAGAAGAATGGGGAAAAATGGGTTTGCACACATTCAAGATCCTACAGGAAAAATTCAAATTTATGCTAAAAAAGATGAAATAGGTGAAGAAGAATACGAAACATTTAAAAGACTAGCTACTGGAGATTTCGTTGGAGTAGTAGGTAAATTATTTCGTACACAAACAGGTGAATTAACAATTAAAGCATCACATTTAGAGATATTATCTAAGAATATAAGACCTTTACCTGATAAGTTTTCTGGACTTCAAAATATTGAAATGCGTTATAGACAAAGATATATTGATTTAGTAATGAATCCTGAAGTTATGGATACTATGAAAAAAAGATTTGAAATAATTAGATATTTTAGAACATATTTAGAGAAAAAGGGATTTTTAGAAGTTGAAACACCTATGTTACACCCAACTTTAGGTGGAGCTAATGCAAGACCATTTATTACTCATCATAATGCCTTAGATATGGATATGTACTTAAGAATAGCACCAGAACTTTATTTAAAAAGATTATTAGTTGGAGGATTTGAAAAAGTCTTTGAAATAAATAGAAACTTTAGAAATGAAGGGGTATCTATTAAACATAATCCAGAATTTACTATGATGGAACTTTACCAAGCTTATGCTGACTTTAATGATATGATGGATATTACTGAGGATTTAATTTCATCACTTACTTATCATTTATATGGAACTTATGAAATACCTTATGAAGATAAAACTGTAAATCTTGCAAAACCTTGGAGAAGAGTAACTATGAAAGAAATAGTTAGAGAACATACAGGATTTGTTATGGATGAAAATACTACAGATGAATCTGCTATAGAATTTGCTAAAGGTTTAGGAATACATTTAGATAAAGATAAGACTTATACTAAATTTGGTATTTTAAATCTATTATTTGAAGAAAAAGTAGAACATACTATAGTTAATCCAACATTTGTTACAGATTATCCAAAAGAAATATCACCTTTATCTAAAAACTCTAAAGGTGAAAGTGATTGGGTAGATAGATTTGAATTATTCATTACAGGTAGAGAATATGGTAATGCTTATTCTGAGTTAAATGATCCTAAAGATCAAAAAGAAAGATTTGAAGAGCAAGTTAGAGCAAAAGAAAATGGAGATGATGAAGCATCTGAAATGGATTTAGACTATATCAGAGCTTTAGAATATGGAATGCCACCTGCTGGAGGACTTGGAATAGGGATAGATAGACTTGTAATGTTACTTACAAATTCATCATCTATAAGAGATGTAATTATGTTCCCTACTTTAAAAAAAGAAACACATTTTGAATAA
- a CDS encoding DUF1934 family protein — translation MKIEIKDNFTNDINIIENIDFKYINDELSYVYNFEKYLWKFKENEILLEKKGEIEYLQKYIKGRLTKSIIKMNDLEMELYILTKEIEKEENNIKLVYNIYNDKDIENLISSFEVKINLGGINGK, via the coding sequence ATGAAAATTGAAATAAAAGATAATTTTACAAATGATATTAATATAATTGAAAATATAGATTTTAAATATATTAATGATGAACTTAGTTATGTATATAACTTTGAAAAATATTTATGGAAATTTAAAGAAAATGAAATATTGCTAGAAAAAAAAGGGGAAATAGAATACTTACAAAAATATATAAAAGGTAGATTAACTAAATCAATAATAAAAATGAATGATTTAGAAATGGAACTGTATATATTAACAAAAGAAATAGAAAAAGAAGAAAATAATATTAAATTAGTGTATAATATATATAATGATAAGGATATCGAAAATTTAATTTCAAGTTTTGAAGTTAAAATTAACTTAGGAGGAATAAATGGAAAATAA
- a CDS encoding 23S rRNA (pseudouridine(1915)-N(3))-methyltransferase RlmH: MLKINLICIGKIKEKYIIDGIEEFLKRLSKYVKINVIELKEEADNNVYFAINKESKLLIDSINKNSGYNILLDIKGNNITSEELSDKISNLKLNYSEINFIIGGSNGYNDEVRKLADFKLSFSKMTFPHQLMRLILIEQIYRSICIENNIKYHK, from the coding sequence ATGTTAAAAATTAATTTGATTTGTATTGGAAAAATAAAGGAAAAATATATAATTGATGGTATTGAAGAATTTTTAAAAAGATTATCTAAATATGTTAAAATTAATGTCATAGAATTAAAAGAAGAAGCAGATAATAATGTTTATTTTGCAATTAATAAAGAATCAAAATTATTAATAGATAGTATAAATAAAAATTCTGGGTATAATATATTATTAGATATTAAAGGTAATAATATTACAAGTGAAGAATTATCTGATAAAATATCTAATTTAAAATTAAACTATAGCGAAATAAATTTCATTATAGGTGGCTCTAATGGGTATAACGATGAAGTTAGAAAATTAGCAGACTTTAAATTAAGTTTTTCTAAAATGACTTTTCCACATCAATTAATGAGGCTTATTCTTATAGAGCAAATTTACAGAAGTATATGTATAGAAAATAATATTAAATATCATAAATAG
- a CDS encoding TRM11 family SAM-dependent methyltransferase: MNKKLTKWEPENFELEMNTHWSFPKRGDWATHDAKWRGNWSPYIPRNLLLRYSKENDLVLDQFAGGGTTLVEAKLLNRDIIGVDINEVSLERCREKVNFEHEGSNGKVYIHKGDARNLDFISDESIDFICTHPPYANIIQYSDNIEEDLSHLKIPQFLEEMKKVAFESYRVLKNDKFCAVLMGDTRIKGYMQPMSFEVMKIFESEGFKLKEIIIKEQHNCRATGYWKTNSIKYNFLLIAHEYLFIFKK, from the coding sequence ATAAATAAAAAATTAACAAAATGGGAACCAGAAAATTTTGAATTGGAAATGAATACCCACTGGAGTTTTCCAAAGCGTGGAGATTGGGCAACTCATGATGCTAAATGGAGAGGGAATTGGTCGCCGTATATACCAAGAAATTTATTGTTAAGATATTCTAAAGAAAATGACTTAGTACTTGATCAGTTTGCTGGTGGAGGAACAACTCTTGTAGAAGCAAAGCTATTAAATAGAGATATTATAGGCGTAGATATTAATGAAGTTTCATTAGAGAGATGTAGAGAAAAAGTTAATTTTGAACATGAAGGTTCAAACGGTAAAGTTTATATACATAAAGGAGATGCAAGAAATCTTGATTTTATTTCTGATGAAAGTATTGATTTTATTTGTACCCACCCACCATATGCTAACATTATACAGTATAGCGATAATATAGAAGAGGATTTATCACATTTAAAAATTCCACAGTTTTTAGAAGAAATGAAAAAAGTTGCTTTTGAAAGTTACAGAGTTTTAAAAAATGATAAATTTTGTGCTGTTCTTATGGGAGATACAAGAATTAAAGGTTACATGCAGCCAATGAGCTTTGAAGTTATGAAAATATTTGAATCAGAGGGATTTAAATTAAAAGAAATAATAATTAAAGAACAACATAATTGTAGAGCAACAGGTTATTGGAAAACTAATAGTATTAAATATAATTTTTTATTGATAGCACATGAATACTTATTTATATTTAAAAAATAA
- a CDS encoding DNA adenine methylase, whose protein sequence is MLSEIKSRYPHDLGKIINKYCEPFIGGGAVLFDILLKYKLKEVLINDINAELINTYNQIKNNLDLLLSELSSIQEHFWKLDTEERKLYYYEKRDRFNYIKLNGDEKVSIEKATLFIFLNKTCFNGLFRVNKKGFFNVPIGSYKFPLICDEENLKNISKLLQNVTIRCGKYSDCEYFIDENTFVYIDPPYRPLTSTSKFNAYYDFDFNDDEQISLARFVDKISSKGAKFI, encoded by the coding sequence ATTTTATCAGAAATAAAGAGTAGATATCCACATGATCTTGGTAAAATAATCAATAAATATTGTGAACCATTTATTGGCGGTGGAGCAGTATTATTTGATATTTTATTAAAATATAAGTTAAAAGAAGTCCTTATAAACGATATAAATGCAGAGCTTATTAATACATATAATCAAATAAAAAATAACTTAGATCTTCTTTTGTCTGAACTTTCTAGTATTCAAGAGCATTTTTGGAAGTTAGATACAGAAGAAAGAAAATTGTATTATTATGAAAAGAGAGATAGATTTAACTATATAAAGCTTAATGGAGATGAGAAAGTAAGTATAGAAAAAGCAACTTTATTTATTTTCCTTAATAAAACTTGTTTTAATGGACTTTTTAGAGTTAATAAAAAAGGCTTTTTTAATGTTCCTATTGGATCATATAAGTTTCCTCTTATTTGTGATGAAGAAAATCTTAAAAATATTAGTAAATTACTTCAAAATGTAACTATTAGATGTGGTAAATATAGTGATTGTGAATATTTTATTGATGAAAATACTTTTGTATATATAGACCCACCTTATAGACCTTTAACAAGCACATCAAAATTTAATGCTTATTATGATTTTGATTTTAATGATGATGAACAAATTTCATTAGCTAGGTTTGTTGATAAAATTTCAAGTAAGGGTGCAAAATTTATTTAA
- the mutL gene encoding DNA mismatch repair endonuclease MutL: MALIKILDDSISNIIAAGEVVENPASMIKELLENSLDAEASSIQIEVLNGGIYVKISDNGKGMSREDVILSIERHATSKISTKEDIFNLQTYGFRGEALASIAAVSKISISSKTKDEKIGTIVNAYAGVVRKYENFTRTTGTEIEIRDLFYNTPARKKFLRKESTEYSKIKDIVLKEALANPNVAITLYIDGKATLKTTGNGMENTIFELFGKNVLKNLEKFEYGYLGNVEILRSSKEYIYTYVNGRYVKSNLLDRAVIDAYYTKLMKGKYPFVILMYDVNPKEIDVNVHPSKKMIKFSDEKIVYNDIKRSIDNFFYEFDRRTWQPTLIPKTNEVVVDNTETEYIPINIFSKDEVKEEVIPETLTFKEEKDLEVREPKLIYENPFYEEEEEIKVENKVEYLKPFFEKKEGEVKYYEVLGQIFDTYILVNRDNNLEIYDQHIIHERLLYEELMSSFEKKNIGSQILLLPELIDVSPVDKDIIFNNMDTFEKLGFEIDEISNNQIALRAVPNFNFRESIKNILENILVDLKSKNKVGDIREKIIISMSCRGAIKAGQKLNMQEMQNMVRRLHEVGKYTCPHGRPIISKISKYDLDKMFGRVK, translated from the coding sequence ATGGCTCTTATAAAAATATTGGATGATAGTATTTCAAATATTATTGCAGCTGGAGAAGTAGTAGAAAATCCAGCGAGTATGATAAAAGAACTTCTTGAAAATTCATTAGATGCAGAGGCAAGCTCTATACAAATAGAAGTATTAAATGGTGGAATATATGTAAAAATATCAGATAATGGAAAAGGTATGAGTAGAGAAGATGTTATTTTAAGTATAGAAAGGCATGCTACTTCTAAGATATCGACTAAAGAAGATATATTTAATTTACAAACATATGGATTTAGAGGAGAAGCTCTAGCTTCAATTGCAGCTGTTTCAAAAATTTCAATTAGCAGTAAAACAAAAGATGAAAAAATTGGAACAATAGTTAATGCATATGCTGGAGTAGTTAGAAAGTATGAAAATTTTACTAGAACTACAGGAACAGAGATAGAAATAAGGGATTTATTCTATAACACACCAGCTAGAAAAAAGTTTTTAAGAAAAGAAAGCACAGAATATAGTAAGATTAAAGACATAGTTCTTAAAGAGGCTCTTGCTAATCCAAATGTAGCCATAACCCTATATATAGATGGAAAAGCTACTTTAAAAACCACTGGTAATGGTATGGAAAATACAATTTTTGAACTTTTCGGTAAAAATGTTCTTAAGAATTTAGAAAAATTTGAATATGGATATTTAGGAAATGTTGAAATTTTAAGGTCATCAAAGGAATACATATATACTTATGTTAATGGTAGATATGTTAAATCCAATTTACTAGATAGAGCAGTTATAGATGCATATTATACTAAATTAATGAAAGGTAAATATCCTTTTGTAATATTAATGTATGATGTAAATCCTAAAGAAATAGATGTTAATGTACATCCAAGTAAGAAAATGATAAAATTTTCTGATGAAAAGATAGTGTATAATGATATTAAAAGATCTATTGATAATTTCTTTTATGAATTTGATAGAAGAACTTGGCAACCTACATTAATACCAAAAACTAATGAAGTAGTTGTAGATAATACAGAAACAGAATACATACCTATAAATATTTTTTCAAAAGATGAGGTAAAAGAAGAAGTTATTCCTGAAACTTTAACTTTTAAAGAAGAAAAAGATTTAGAAGTAAGAGAACCTAAATTAATATATGAAAATCCTTTTTATGAAGAAGAGGAAGAAATTAAAGTAGAAAATAAGGTGGAATACTTAAAACCATTTTTTGAGAAAAAAGAAGGGGAAGTAAAATATTATGAAGTATTAGGTCAAATATTTGATACATATATATTAGTTAATAGAGATAATAATTTAGAAATATATGATCAACATATTATACATGAAAGACTGCTTTATGAAGAACTTATGTCTAGTTTTGAGAAAAAGAATATTGGTTCTCAAATACTTCTTTTACCTGAATTAATAGATGTTAGTCCAGTTGATAAAGATATCATATTTAATAATATGGACACATTTGAAAAACTTGGTTTTGAAATTGATGAAATTTCAAATAATCAAATAGCTTTAAGAGCAGTACCTAATTTTAACTTTAGAGAAAGTATAAAAAATATTTTAGAGAATATATTAGTTGATTTAAAGAGTAAAAATAAGGTTGGAGATATTAGAGAAAAAATAATAATATCTATGTCATGTAGAGGAGCTATTAAAGCGGGGCAAAAATTAAATATGCAGGAAATGCAAAATATGGTAAGAAGATTACATGAAGTAGGTAAGTATACTTGCCCTCATGGAAGACCTATTATATCAAAAATATCTAAGTATGATTTAGATAAAATGTTTGGTCGTGTGAAATAA
- a CDS encoding ABC transporter substrate-binding protein, producing MYKKFKILISVIFLGITVFSCGTKNSKDEVVTIKYWSFPNFNADSELKTPEEFDMALIKAFEEANPDIKVEYQKIDFTDGPAKLETSIISKSNPDVIIDAPGRVIDWAKKGYLVPFDIDTSIYSNTIVSAASHEGKLYLYPLGTAPFVMAFNKVITDKLGLTHMLPLDREGRNWTVEEFEALLMAIKEKDPSIDPIIFFNKTPDGSHGSRSFVLNLFDTWLTDKDITKYIVNNERGVKGLEWAKKAHDMGLLGDGASSEARDALEAFRSGLAAGTMIYSPGLNAISSNQQAKAEGRLDPVYVAMPNNGGQAKYELLLAGAAVFNNNDEAKIEASKKFVDFVINDPVWGQRALKATRNFSPVGKTGLYGDDEETKFIENINSNGNYGPYYNTIDGFAQMRPLWSNMVQAVLNGQISPKAGLDKFVIDATKAMEDAK from the coding sequence ATGTATAAAAAATTTAAAATATTAATATCTGTAATTTTTTTAGGTATTACTGTATTTTCTTGTGGGACTAAAAATAGTAAAGATGAAGTAGTTACAATTAAATATTGGTCTTTCCCTAACTTTAATGCAGATTCTGAATTAAAAACACCAGAAGAATTTGACATGGCTTTAATAAAAGCTTTTGAAGAAGCTAATCCAGATATTAAAGTTGAATATCAAAAAATAGATTTTACAGATGGACCAGCAAAACTTGAAACATCTATTATTTCAAAATCTAATCCTGATGTTATTATAGATGCACCAGGTAGAGTAATAGATTGGGCTAAAAAAGGATATTTAGTTCCTTTTGATATAGATACATCTATTTATTCTAACACAATAGTTTCAGCTGCAAGTCATGAAGGAAAATTGTATCTATATCCTTTAGGAACTGCACCATTTGTTATGGCATTTAATAAGGTAATTACAGATAAATTAGGTCTTACTCACATGTTGCCATTAGATAGAGAAGGAAGAAATTGGACTGTTGAAGAATTTGAAGCTCTGTTAATGGCTATTAAAGAAAAAGATCCAAGTATAGATCCAATAATATTTTTCAATAAAACACCAGATGGTAGTCATGGATCAAGATCTTTTGTTTTAAACTTATTTGATACTTGGCTTACAGATAAAGATATAACTAAATATATTGTTAATAATGAAAGAGGAGTTAAAGGTTTAGAATGGGCTAAAAAAGCACATGATATGGGACTTTTAGGTGATGGTGCTTCTTCAGAAGCAAGAGATGCATTGGAAGCATTTAGAAGTGGTCTTGCAGCAGGAACTATGATTTATTCACCAGGTTTAAATGCTATAAGTTCTAACCAACAAGCTAAGGCAGAAGGTAGATTAGATCCAGTTTATGTTGCTATGCCAAATAATGGAGGGCAGGCTAAATATGAATTATTATTAGCAGGAGCTGCTGTATTTAATAATAATGATGAGGCAAAGATAGAAGCTTCTAAAAAATTTGTAGATTTTGTAATAAATGATCCAGTGTGGGGACAAAGAGCTCTTAAAGCAACAAGAAACTTCTCACCAGTTGGAAAAACAGGATTATATGGAGATGATGAGGAAACTAAGTTTATAGAAAATATAAACAGTAATGGAAATTATGGTCCTTATTACAACACTATAGATGGTTTTGCTCAAATGAGACCATTATGGTCAAATATGGTTCAAGCTGTATTAAATGGTCAAATAAGTCCAAAAGCTGGATTAGATAAATTTGTTATAGATGCAACTAAAGCAATGGAAGATGCTAAATAA
- a CDS encoding carbohydrate ABC transporter permease yields the protein MEVKKTTPLGVISMIILIIFALFFIFPFYWILTGSFKIQDVAISIPPQWIPVSPTLENYDKLLVSNTARWFFNSVFVSSMTTILVCVTATLAGYALAKKDFPGVNILFIVFVAAMALPKQVILIPLLKFMTELGWIDTYKALILPAVGWPFGVFLMKQFSHSVPNELLESAKIDGCGEFRTFLSIVLPIVKPGIGALAIFTFILSWNDYFSQLIFTNSELMKTLPLGVASMSQQAEFSLNYGLLMAGAALASLPMIVVFLMFQSYFTQGVTMGAVKG from the coding sequence ATGGAAGTAAAAAAAACAACACCTTTAGGTGTGATATCAATGATAATATTAATTATATTTGCCCTTTTCTTCATATTTCCATTTTATTGGATATTAACAGGATCATTTAAAATACAAGATGTAGCAATAAGTATACCACCACAATGGATACCAGTTTCGCCTACACTTGAAAACTATGATAAATTATTAGTAAGTAATACTGCAAGATGGTTCTTTAATTCAGTATTTGTTTCTAGTATGACAACAATATTAGTTTGTGTTACTGCAACTCTTGCTGGTTATGCTTTAGCTAAAAAAGATTTTCCAGGGGTAAATATATTGTTTATAGTATTTGTTGCAGCAATGGCATTACCTAAACAAGTAATTTTAATACCTTTATTGAAATTTATGACAGAATTAGGTTGGATAGATACATATAAGGCGTTGATTTTACCAGCAGTAGGATGGCCCTTTGGTGTATTTTTGATGAAACAATTTTCACATTCAGTACCAAATGAATTACTTGAATCAGCTAAAATTGATGGTTGTGGAGAATTTAGAACTTTTTTATCTATAGTTTTACCTATAGTTAAACCTGGGATAGGTGCTTTAGCAATATTTACATTTATTTTAAGTTGGAACGATTATTTCTCCCAATTAATATTTACTAATAGTGAATTAATGAAGACACTTCCATTAGGGGTAGCTTCAATGTCGCAACAAGCAGAATTTTCATTAAATTATGGATTATTAATGGCAGGGGCAGCACTTGCATCTTTACCTATGATAGTAGTATTTTTAATGTTTCAAAGCTACTTTACACAAGGTGTTACTATGGGGGCTGTAAAAGGATAA
- a CDS encoding carbohydrate ABC transporter permease: MFNSIKKTNFKKIDYSAYLFILPVMVFFLTFVLYPMTKGIYLSLFRFRGRNTVFVGLKHYIDLFKDEIFIKSTVNTIVITMIAVPIVVAFSIFVAMNIYEKSALVRSIFRGIFYIPAISSVVSVTVVWNWIYHPKYGILNYVLNSTHITSNQIDWLGNPRTAIYAIIAILITTSVGQPIILYVAALGNVPKDLIEASKIDGATDSQCFRKIIWPSIKPTTLYIVVVTTINSFQIFALIQLLTAGGPNYSTSTIMYLVYQKAIVETRFGISSAMGVLLAIIIGIISVVQFKFLSHDVD, encoded by the coding sequence ATGTTTAATTCTATTAAAAAAACAAACTTTAAAAAAATAGATTATAGTGCATATTTATTTATTTTACCAGTAATGGTGTTCTTTTTAACATTTGTTTTATATCCAATGACTAAAGGAATTTATTTATCTTTATTTAGATTTAGAGGTCGTAATACTGTATTTGTTGGATTAAAACATTATATAGATTTATTTAAAGATGAAATATTCATAAAATCAACAGTAAATACTATAGTAATAACTATGATAGCAGTACCTATAGTAGTTGCATTTTCAATATTTGTTGCAATGAATATTTATGAAAAAAGTGCATTAGTAAGATCAATTTTTAGAGGTATATTTTATATACCAGCTATATCATCAGTAGTTTCAGTTACTGTTGTATGGAATTGGATTTATCATCCAAAATATGGGATCTTAAATTATGTTTTAAATAGTACACATATTACAAGTAACCAAATAGATTGGCTTGGTAATCCTAGAACGGCTATATATGCCATTATAGCGATACTGATTACTACTAGTGTTGGTCAACCTATAATTTTATATGTAGCAGCTTTAGGAAATGTTCCTAAAGATTTAATAGAAGCATCAAAAATTGATGGGGCTACAGATTCACAATGTTTTAGAAAAATTATATGGCCAAGTATTAAACCAACAACATTATATATAGTTGTGGTTACAACAATTAATAGTTTTCAGATATTTGCTTTAATACAATTATTAACAGCAGGTGGTCCAAATTATTCAACATCAACAATAATGTATTTAGTTTATCAAAAGGCAATAGTAGAAACTAGATTCGGTATTTCATCGGCAATGGGTGTATTACTTGCGATTATAATTGGTATAATTTCAGTAGTGCAATTTAAATTCTTATCACATGATGTAGATTAA
- a CDS encoding ABC transporter substrate-binding protein has protein sequence MNKKIKILAATAALGLTVFACGKKAETKPEGPVTIKYWSFPNFTADSEFKTPEEFDMALIKAFEEANPQIKVEYQKIDFTDGPAKLETAIQSKSTPDVVIDAPGRIIDWAKKGYLVPFDADTSKYSKSIISASSHDGKLYLYPLGTAPFIMAFNKVITDKLGVTDMLPLNKPGRNWTVAEFEALLMAIKEKDPKIDPVLFYTKSQAGDQGPRAFVSNLFDSWITDKEVSKYTINDENGVKALEWIKKAYDKGLLGKGVSAEAKDALEAFRSGNAAGTILYSPGLKGGKADVDAIMAGKLEPVYVSYPNDSGQAKFEFLLAGAAVFDNEDPARAEAAKKFVDFIANDPVWGQRALKATRNFSPLGKTGLYGDDVETKFIEEQSANFGPYYNTIDGYAQMRPLWFNMVQSVLNGQVSAKEALDKFVENANKTIEDVK, from the coding sequence ATGAACAAAAAAATTAAAATATTAGCAGCTACAGCTGCATTAGGACTTACAGTATTTGCTTGTGGTAAAAAAGCAGAAACAAAACCAGAAGGACCTGTAACTATTAAATATTGGTCTTTCCCTAATTTTACGGCAGATTCTGAATTTAAAACACCTGAAGAATTTGACATGGCTTTAATAAAAGCATTTGAGGAAGCTAATCCACAAATTAAAGTTGAATATCAAAAAATTGATTTCACAGATGGACCAGCAAAACTTGAAACAGCTATTCAATCTAAATCAACTCCTGATGTTGTTATAGATGCTCCAGGAAGAATAATAGATTGGGCAAAAAAAGGATATTTAGTTCCATTTGATGCAGACACATCTAAGTATTCTAAATCTATTATATCAGCTTCAAGTCATGATGGTAAATTATATCTATATCCATTAGGAACAGCACCATTTATCATGGCATTTAATAAAGTAATTACTGATAAATTAGGTGTTACTGATATGTTGCCATTAAATAAACCAGGTAGAAACTGGACAGTGGCTGAATTTGAAGCTCTATTAATGGCTATTAAAGAAAAAGATCCAAAAATAGATCCAGTGCTATTTTACACTAAATCACAAGCTGGAGATCAAGGACCAAGAGCATTTGTTTCTAACTTATTTGATTCATGGATAACAGATAAAGAAGTAAGTAAATATACTATTAATGATGAAAATGGAGTTAAAGCTTTAGAATGGATTAAAAAAGCTTATGATAAAGGATTATTAGGAAAAGGAGTTTCAGCAGAAGCAAAAGATGCATTAGAAGCATTTAGAAGTGGAAATGCAGCAGGAACTATTCTTTACTCACCAGGATTAAAAGGTGGAAAAGCTGATGTTGATGCTATTATGGCAGGTAAATTAGAACCAGTATATGTTTCTTATCCTAATGATAGTGGACAAGCTAAATTTGAGTTCTTATTAGCAGGAGCAGCTGTATTTGATAATGAAGATCCAGCAAGAGCTGAAGCAGCTAAGAAATTTGTTGACTTCATAGCTAATGATCCAGTATGGGGGCAAAGGGCTCTTAAAGCAACAAGAAACTTCTCACCACTTGGTAAAACAGGATTATATGGTGATGATGTAGAAACTAAATTTATAGAAGAACAAAGTGCAAACTTTGGACCTTATTACAATACTATAGATGGTTATGCTCAAATGAGACCATTATGGTTTAACATGGTTCAATCAGTGTTAAATGGACAAGTTAGTGCTAAAGAAGCATTAGATAAATTCGTAGAAAATGCTAATAAAACAATTGAAGATGTAAAATAG